The Gopherus evgoodei ecotype Sinaloan lineage chromosome 4, rGopEvg1_v1.p, whole genome shotgun sequence nucleotide sequence AGcaacttcaaaagttatttttcctcccttggtatcctgctgttaattgatttttaTCTTATTAGACTGATCTAaaacttggtaaagcaacccctatcctttcatgtatttatacctgtatttttcacttcatgcatccaatGAGGtgagttctagcccacgaaagcttatgcccaaataaatttgttagtctctaaggtgccacaaggatttttcattgtttttgctgatcaAGTGGTTGGTGATGGGTATTTTAAATGAGTGTTTAGGACCCACTCTGTGCAAATGCAACAGAGCTTTGTAGAAACAGGCAAAGTTCTCCTGGtttcacattgtgtgtgtgtcaccAACTCAAAACTCCTAGTCGACTCATGGAGTTCTTACAAGCCCTGGAGCACATTAACACATGGTGTGGAGCTTGCAGACAGATCCCTGCTTCCAAGAGCTTGCAAATAAGGTCTTTATCCTACAAAACACCTAACAGCTCCCCCATCAAACCTAGTGCTGCTTGCTACTAAAGATTCAATAGGAGTATTCTGAAGTGTCAGAACTATATCACATGACAAAGATCTGGGCTTAATGGTTTCCACACCTCTTCCCAAATGTGatttccattaatatttttagCAGTAGTTtgaggagagctctctctcccctaaTGTGGCAGCCCtcaagctgggctgggaaggaggtggggggtctctcccccaccatggagctgaggctgggaaggagggctgtctctccATGGCAGCTGTAGCCCTGGAGCTGGTGAAAGtcccctctttctctggccgccacaGCCCTGCGTGTCCCAAATTCCCGCCACCCTCTCTTCTCACCCCCTTCAACCTACCCCATATTCCTCCTAAGGCCACCACATCACCTTACATgcgtgtcttctccagggtccaggcgcCTAATTAGTAGAGCTGCACGTGCCTGCAccactccactaattaggtgggcaGCCCTTCATTTTCTCGTGTGCGGCTGCCCAGatgcacaccttagagggaactatctgtggaccacctgaatggaactCATGGACCACaggtggtctgtggaccacagctTGAGAACCTCTGGCCTAAGCAAAGCTTTATAGAAAAGATTTGAATGATTGGTGTTGTATGTGTATCTGTAGGAGTGGCTAACACAATTAAAAGGAGAACCCTGTAAAGCAGCCTAAATGGACAGCTGTATGGAGCCAGGCCCTTTACTGATAATGAAATCAGCAGGGAATAGAGACTGTTGTACAAATTGTAAAGAATTTCTtctcactttctttttcttttgcagtgtTCTGGACTTGGAGCCTCTTTCTGTTATATGCTTTCATATTTAGTTGGACGGCCAGTTGTGTACAAATATTTAACAGAGAAAGCAGTGAAATGGTCAGAGCAGGTAAAGTTGCTTTTGGTAAACATTCATGCCGATTATATAAAATTCGAATTGAAGAAGATGGAAACATAAGGGTTTGGTGTTCACAGTAAATCTAATAAGAAATGTCTGATTCTGCCATCATTACAACTAGCACCTCACTCTAAGTGTATTCTCCTTAAAGCAAATGGTGCAACTCATCGAGAGTACAGTACTACTTGGTATCAATAagcatggcagaatctggcccaaagcatATTTATGGAATGAGGTGGAAAGCAAATTTAGCATTAATTATGTTCAGCAAATACAATTAAATATATAGTCTTTCTAATGTGATATTTACTCTTTCATATAAGGAATcagcttaatttttaaaaaattaaactgtcCTCTTAAATTTGAGTTCACAGTTAATCTAACTGAAGTAATACTcttatttcagatttttaaaaacatgattttttaatgTTACAACAGTACACACCCTCTTAGATGAATTTCACTGGAAGAGATTTTCTTGATGAACAAAACCATGCTCTTTACTTTCTGTGCCCAATGttctgttcttaaactttaaaGCCAACTCCTCTGGCCATTGTGGATCAGGAAAACCAGTTTTACAAACCTTTGTTTTGGATGTATAGTtccgttaaaaaaaaaataaaaatcttttaaacctGTTTCTCCATAGCCAGGCAAACTGTACCTGATCTGTTCTGGAAGGAATCCCATTAAGCTGTTATCACTATTTGTGTGTATAGGGTCTCTAGTCCTAGTTACATGATTATTCAACTTTGGGTTTGGGGATGGGATTTGATTACAATGTAGTTGTCCCATTACTCTTTCAACACAACTAAAGATGGTGGTTCTGCAGTGCAGGTGAAACTAAGATCATTTTAAGAATTGTGCTAAGGCCTGGGATATCTTCCAATTAAGTGAAAACGTTAAGCACTTGCTATCTGGGACCTATCTCCACTAGTAAAGCTACACACGTGAACAGCCCAAAACCATGTTATAAGCATGTTGAGAATCTGTTTCTAAATCAGATAACACATCTTGGTTCAAGGCCCACAGGTAAGATCAAACAGTGTTATAGTTTAAGGCATTAATCCTCTTGTTTTTCACCAGgataaaaagtgtatttttaacaTGGCGTTGACAAGGCAATTTGTAGTTATTAGTTTTAGTGTGTTAGCTGGTCAGAGTAAACTTTAGGCTCCCCTCGCTAATGCATGTTCAAATGCACCTCCTTCTTTCTTTAGACACATACTGTATCTAGCCCTGGTGTATAAACATAGTAAAACCTCAAGTCTGAATAAGGTTTTCAAATATCTGGTGTAAAAGGGCATCTGGATCTAAGTTTATACATTCTGCTTTTCTATCTGATATATCTGCACAAACAGACCAATAGTTGCTCTTTGAtgagctacttttttttttttttttttggttagagTGAGTTGATTTAGTTCACTGAGTAGATATAATATGATGTCTAACTCCCATCCCAAAAGTCAGAATTTCTAAGCTAACTTCAGCACTACATTTAACAAATGTTTTCCTGACCCTCCTCACAAGCTCCAGTTGGaacttgtttaaatattttgtctattttttttttgcctttgttaATTTCTGCTAAAGAAAGGTATATAAACTTCTTAGCTAATAACCAGACTGCAGATGCACTATATCTGAATAAGAACAGCCTTATTTAATGGTACATGTGTTTTAAATTAAGATCATTGTATTTCCAAGACAGGGattttactgaattttttttaattttgtggcaGGTTGAACGACACAGAGAACACCTCATTAACTACATAATATTTTTGAGAATAACGccttttcttcctaattggtTTATCAATATAACATCTCCTGTAATAAATGTACCACTGAAAGTATTTTTCATTGGTACTTTTCTAGGTAAGAATTTTGGTTAATAAATTAAAGCTTTTTAAGGACCCCGTTgtcgtcccccccacccccgttcagATAATTATATAGTGTATATCACCATCTACTGGTCAATTGAATGATTACATGACTAAACTATTTCTTTTATGTTTTTCTGTGGAGCTGATCATCATATGTGAGGGTATCACATCTTACTCCAgtgttgttcccattttacagttggggaaaatgAGACAGAAGTTCAGTTACTTGTCCAAGGTTACATGCCAAATCTATATGCGTCAGTGGTGTCCTTTGTTCcattttgtgattttgtttttgaagtaTAATGACTGTTTTGTATTGAAAATGAGAAACTCAGAtttattttatgttctttttGCAAAATTGTTTTGCCTCTCTCTCATGTTTTCACTTGAAGGGCTtgtttttctccagtttgttcacattgtCATTTTTTCTTGAATGGATAAACTTCCTAATGAAATTCAAAAAATGTTGTGTAGTCTTCAGTTTgcattttgttacaaatatttttcaCCTGGGCTATGAGCTATTCATGTACTATTAACAGTATAGGAAGCAGTATAGTCTAGTGGATGTGACATTGGATTAGCACTCAGGAGACCTTGGTTCAGTTCCTACCATTGGagtgctgggtgaccttgggcaaatgagTGCAccgatttccccatctgtaaaatgcagatgaTAATAGTGacatcctttgtaaagtgctttgagagctatataagagctaggtattactattattattatgtcTCAACTGAACCTAAAAGAAAGTGGTAACTAAATTAATCTTACAGGATGGGAATTGTCTCTATCTTGGTGAACAAGTGaattattttcccttttaaaaaaaaaaacaaccaaataaCAATCCTATGATGTCAAAATACATCTATTAATTGGTGTGTCTGCTAGATTAGGTGCTTCTAGATGTTTCGGAAACTCCTTTTTTTCCTTGTCacaagaaaattatatttttccaaTCTTCTAGTTTTATTGAGCTGCATAGCtaaacaaaaatacaaagaaaGATTATCTACTTAGcacttattttattattaaccACTAACTATGTAGGAAAAACAGTAATTTAACAAGATTGTACTATGGTGTTGAGACTTACATATAACAATCTGGTTGTAATAAAGCTTACAAGTAGTATGCTTTTTTGAAGGGCATTGTCTTTTAAAATTTAGTATGAATAGCAATAGTATGAATGGGAACTGTAAGGTGTCTTTAGTTTGGGCTTTTAGGATATAGTCTGCTGCGGTAATTTAGGAAGGCCCCATTCTTGTAAAGAAAAGGACTACTCGTGGTAATAAAGTTAACCATGTGCATAAATTATTAGCTATCCAAACTGAAATGTCAGTTTGTGTAAACTTGCTCAGTTTTCTCCCTGTGCTTCAATGGAACTACAGTTTATATTTCCCTCTTTATAAATGGTGACCCTTCACAAGTTGctctgacttgctgtgtaacaGCATACATTCttatcttttttttattatggGTGGGtagttgtgtttttgtttggaaATAGTCTGTAGTATTTGATTTCATAATGGTTTTCTAACAAAAATCATGCAGAAATGTATCATTAGAAACAAAATTAGACATGGTAAACTGTTGTTTTTGGTCTAATCCCCATGTGCTATGTGTATATGCAAACTAAAAAGTTAGTACAACATACATAGTGGAAAAAGAATGTACATCTCTTTAGATTATAATATAAGGTCTAGGTGCTATAGAAAAATGGTGTATGTATGTTTTTCTGTATGATACTATACTTGTTATGAACTGTATTTTTTATTAAGTTCTggactttgtttttttaaactgtttccaACAAAGTTCTAAAATAGAGAGCATTTTCTTgcctaaaaaaattgaaaagtaaCTTGTGCTTTTATTGTTTTAGTTCTCTTTAACTGATTCTTTGTTTTATCTCTCTGCACATAGGTGTTGCACCACCATCTTTTGTAGCAATTAAGGCAGGAACAACACTGTACCAGCTTACAACAGCAGGGGAAGCagtttcctggaactctgtgttTGTTCTCATGATTCTAGCTCTTCTATCTATTCTGCCAGCTGTCTTCCAGAAGAAGCTTAAACAAAAGTTTGAATAAAGATCACATTGGATCTAAATTTCCCATAATTCATCTCAGGATCAGCATTTCTGATATtcgtatgtttgtttttttatcagATCCTTAGCAGTGTGAAAAAGGGGAGACTTGTTATGGATAAGAACTTCCTTATTTCTCTAAAGGAGCTTATTTTACTGTCTGAAATTCAAGGAACTGTGTTCAGAAATACTCTGCGTATAGTTTTATAGCCCGAACCATCAGTGTTTTATTCTCTGAAGGCGAGAGGAGGGAACTCAAAACACAGAAGATtagttaactttttttgttttgcttcataTATGGGGCAGAAGGGCAAAATTGGATAGTTTAAAATGCAACCTACAAATACTGGTTTCTGAAAGTTCAAATAACTTTTGATTGGTCAATGTAGTTTGTAGCACTCTACAGACTTTCATGTAACTTAATGGTTTAGTCCTGAATAATTTTCTCCTCATTCTAATTTTCCACTTTCATCTGCCTTTGTCCTTACTGCTCCCAGAATAATGTAAAGTACAATGGCATTCACTTGTGAAACATAAGGCTTCTCTCTTGGAGCAGTATGTTAAATTCCAGTGATGTAGAACTGCAGGAGGCTAAAATGCTTTCTTTCTCTTCATTAGTATTGTCTCAATTTAAATACTTGAACTGCTTtattaactggattaaaaaattcAGTCAAATCATTTCCATACTGTAGATTTTATTTTTGGAGAGCAGGTCAGAATTTTATCTTGGCTTGTTGATTAATTTTGAAGTTTTTCATGCTTGTTTAGACTGATTTTTATTTGTCTAGTTTTGCTAGTATTTCAGATGCATAGACTTATCCTGCCAATTTAAGATAATTACCACATTTTGTTATACAATATATTTCAGTCCTTAAATGATTAAAGCAAATAGAGTAATTATAAGCAATTTACAATTCTTAGGATATATTACTAGAGAATTTGGGACAGAAGGGAGGGAATCTTGGTCCTGGCAATAGTAACCTGCTACCATTACAACTCATCTGGCTGAAAAGTTTTATCAGATATGCAAATTATTACACAGTTCTTTTGTTTATCTGAAATATTGCCATGTAAAGCTCAGTTCATCATGTAATAAAAATCTTACATTTTATACATAATCTAGAAGGCTGCATTCTGTGTTCTGATTGGTGGGTAACTGGTGGTGTTTTATCATCCACTAAGGTATGCAATACCTTCTCTTGAATGGTTATCACTACTGTTATCAGTTTGTTGCATTGTCAGTGGTCCCCTTAAAATATATGCTCCCAATTCAACacaatacttaagcatgtgcctaagtatGTGAGTaagtaagtcccactgaagttagtgttTGCATGCTTTAAAGTTAGGCACTGCCTAAGTATCTGTTTGAATTAGGTCCTGACACATTAGTACCTGCTTTACAATGCTCAAATATCTGAGGAATTACTGGGGTGAAATTTTGTACAGTGTCTTCTCATCCTGAAAACTCATCATGTCATGGAGCATTTTAGATATAAGAGAACAGTACTATAAATGTGACAATATGAAAGGTACTGGTACCTTTAACAGCTTTGTACTTTTGTAACAGAACATTATCATCGTATTATGTGTAAATACATAGGAAATATATTAATTGCCTACACTATTTTTGtcatctgtttttcttttatgtAAACTGACTTTTCAATGCCTATTGATTTTTTCATTCAGATGTGGACTACACAATACACTGGTGGTTTTGTGTTGCTAGCGAAAACATCAATGTTTTATCACTTGTTTACAAGGTTCGTTGTAAAATATAGCTTTGGGTATGTATGGGTTTAGAATTTTTAGTCTAAAAATGTACTTTAGTTTTAAAGGTTGATAATATTCTATGACCTTGGATCCACCAGTCTGAACAGTGAGGTTTCTTCTTGCTGTAGTGTTAACCTCAGTCAGGAAAAAAGTCCCTCTTTAAAGATAGTTCAGCACCACTGCTAGTCCAGTGGCATCTCTAAACATTTGTGTGTCCTGCCTGACATAGGTCAGTATAGATTCTACTTTTAGGTTTCATCTACACTATCAAATTGCAGTTTGAGGGACTCTTGTCATAGATGGGTCTGAACTATGTTTCAAGTCCTTATGAATCATGCTAGAGCCTTGGATTTTACAGGGTAGGCACAATTCACTGTGTAGATGAGACTAAGCTATGTTGTGAAGTAAAGCTGCTCCAACCATGTTCTAATTGGCTTCTCAGCATAGTAGCTTTTTATATCATAGAAAGGACcttacaggtttttttgtttgtttttttttctccaaaaactTAATTGGCTTCTAGTCAACTGTTCCATATGTATTTTCAATGGATGCCAAGAGAAATTCCTTGAACAGTCCTTCATCCCTGAGAACTACTTTGGTGTATCTGAATACTACAGGCattggaatgaaaagaacagaaaagaaTGTGGGGTAAGGCCCAGTTATGGAACACTTGCGATGCCTTCTTTTCATTGGAAGGAAATTCAGCAAGTGATTAAGAGGTACAGCTCTCTAACAGGAAAACAGCGTCTGTCATGAAGCAAGTGGGGAGGTAGGAAGAAGATAAATGTAGCTCCTTTGAAATATCAAGGCATTTTGAACTGTTAGGTAACCTGTTATCTTTGGAGTTGTATTACTCTAGTGAACAATATTTCCAAGACACCATTACTAAATGTCTTTTGCATttgataataaaacaaaagtatacaAACTTGTAATGACTTTTCTTTTGTGTGCACTAtcttcacctttttttttaacataaagtaAATTTTTAGGTGAATCTATTTATAAGTAGTTGAAGTGTTCTGAAATAGTTTTTATAGGCACTTAGAATTACTAAGCAAACTTCAATGCACTGGATATTCTCTTTGTAGAATAGATTTGTTTGTAGTGTCAGAGCAAAGTAAGAAAACAACATCATGTTTTGCCATGTCTGAGGATTTTAATATTTTGCACAAACAATCCTAATGACTAATTGTGGAGTACTGACATTTTCATGCTGCTCAGACTAAGACAATTGCCATATCTAGGGATTTAGGATGATACAAATCAGACACTGATGATCAGATGAGATCATCTGTGCTGATCACTTATTTATTTTCAATGAATTATTGAAAGACCCAAAAGTTTTGAAAGTAAAACTTCACTCATAGTCTTCAAAGTTAATGATGGATCTATATGTCCAATCTACAGAATCCTGTCCTGTAGCAGTGGGATTGTTCTTACATATTAAAAGGACCTAATTAAGAGGCTTTTTATCATAAAATTACAATAGCAAATAAGGAAAGTGTTCTTCCTTTAAAATACCATTGAGTGGACTATCCTATTAAGCagaataaaattttttttttttttttttggttaagctTTTCAAACTCAGTTCACAATCTGTTTTGGTTGGTCTGTGCTGGTAAATGGTATGTGAAATAGATGGGTATTCACTAGTGTGAAATAAACTAAAAGAGAATTCACTTTAGGAAATTTTGGAAATCTCTCACCCTATGGTTTGCAATGGGACCTACGTGttctcagcctgtctgccttaatgaTGCTCAGCCTTCTATTGGGAGGTAAGGCTGTAGCAGTTGGCAGATCTACTGGCAGCTGGGGGTGATATCAGCCCCATTCAGTGAATGGAAATATTGAAGAAGAGGTGGTCTTgatgcacctttgaaaattattttttaacattagtAAATAGTTTAAAAGCCACATGGAATATTATAATGCATGTTGTAAATGGTGCTATGTAAGAGTTAGgttctatttttaatgtctttgtaGCACTGTGATTATGCTGTGAAATACTAATAAGTAAAATTCTAGCACAGCTTCATGAGGGTGATATCTAAGATACATAGATATAGTGAGGCTCTCTAACATGGTCAAAAAACATTATGTACAGTTTACTAGGATTTAAAAAGGAAGCTCCTGGATATTTCTAACTCTTCTGGATCCACCAAAAGAGAATTGACCTGAAAAGTTGTAATCTGTAGGAGAAAGTTGTTCAGAGTTTGTCTAGATTTTAAACTCCTCTATATTGTAGCACTTATCTCCCCCatgctcctcccccccaaaaaaattcatTGCTTTAATTCTACCACCACTGTACTGATGTTACTGTGTTCCCTGTGCAGGCTCTGGTATTGTTTTCTACATACACATTCAGTACTTTGGCAAAGTGGTGAAATTCCCGCTTTACCTTTTTAGTGAAGTAGAATCTCCACTCTAAgaagaacaaaatcagaaagatttGCTTTTGATCTGTATATATGCAAGATTAACCTGATTTCATTCCAACAGCTGTCAGATTTAGTTGGGCCTCAGCCCATGTGGCACTTCTGCAAGTGACAGAACAAGCTGAAGAAGTTCACAGCTCTGGATATTCCTTTACTGCAGAGtcattcctgcccccctcattcaTACATCAACCTCTCAAATTCAGTGGTGCATAGAAACTTGAGGGGTATCAACACTGCAAATTAAGGCAATTTGTAGTGCAGGTGTGCATACCTACAGTAGCTTTAATCTGAACATGACTAATAATAGCACTGAAGACACATGGCCCCTGACCATCACCCAAAGTATGTCCCTGGGGGGCTTGTACAGACTAGCTCACCCATGCTGCCATATCCTCACTATCACTTGCACCAGTTAGATTAAAGTTAATGGGGGTATGTCTATCAGTGCTGCAATTAAACATTAATCTATAGCATAGATGTGCCCTAAGGGTAGCTGAAGGTGTGGATTAGAGCCTAGGCTCCACTTTCACTCAGACTCATAACCTACCCACTTTACAGTGATGATGCAAGAGAAATTGCATTACATTTCACCTATACTTCAGACACTCAGTTGGAAGCCAGTTTTGCTGTGtattgatcatagaatcatagggttagaagggactgtaaGGGTCATCTAGTTtagccccctgccaagatgcaagatttgttacagctaaaccatccaagacagatggctctcaagccttttgaaaacctcaagtgaaggagcttccacaacctgcctaggcagcctgttccattgtcctactccTCTTaccgttaggaagtttttcctgagatttaatctaaatctgctatgttgTAGTTTTGAActcactgcctcttgtcctgccctctgtggcaagacagcacaacttttctccatcttttttattgCAGCCCTTCAAGTAATTGAAGACTGCTATCTCATCCCCTCTTACTCTCCTCCCTTAcaaactaaacatatccagttccttACTTCATGTTGTATTTCAAGATTTGTGGGCAGGTGTTGTATAGGAAATTTATCTCTTTAAATGTACTAGATTTCTGGTCTGTGGTTTCCCTTTAATGTTGTTCATTACTTTCAATTCTACAGTTAAACAATTGAAAAAAGACAACGGAGAATACCTAAATTTCACTAAAATGTCCATACTGCTCTCTGGATAAGAGTGAGGGAACAGCTTATTAGTAGCTCAGAACAACAGCTTCTTTAGAGAGCTATCAAGTGTTCAGATGTTGGCAATTCTGAATGCAAAAGCCCAACATAAGCAGTTGGGTTCTGCTTCTGttggggtatatctacactgcaatataaaCCCAGAGCCTAAGCCCCCTTCTGTTTACACACAAATCATGCTAATCAGGGTGTGGTCCCAGGATCTCCTGGGGTGGAGGGTctgagtcaagccaggacccagggtACTAGTTCCATTGCTTTGTAGCATAGACACAGTCACACTAGATGTGTTCTCTGACAGTTTgtcaaaagtatcccacaatcctatGGTCTGACTTCCTTTATTCTCTGAATATTCAAGTTTTCCCATtctgcaccatgaacaaagggctaggGCAGCCACATTTTGAGGCAGTGCtaagaagtctgggatatgggatCTTGGATAATGCAATGTAGATGCTGGAGACCCAGGGTTTAACAATTCATAACCTAGGGTTACAAAtgagttgaaaaaaatcaaggCCTGCTAACTCTAGttctagtgtagatatacccttggAGGCTGGTGATAGCAGAAACATCATTCTACTTCATTTTAAACAAGTTAAATttggtggggaaggggattcCCTGGGAAAACATCTTGCTTGCTCTCCTGAAAAACACCAAAAGCAGACTCAGTATTTCCAAGTACTTCTTTAGACACTGTAATAATTAGTCTACTGTAGCCTTAACGTATGTGATAAGCCGCTGGGCCCATCAGACATTAAGACTATTCACTGAGCCAAGCTAAAGATTTATCAAAAGCATTGTTCAGTCTTGAAAACCTTTTCTGTGTGCTTGGGGGTTGAGGGGGGAATAAATATGCTTCTGATCTTGAATTATCAGACATTTTTCTTTCTCAAATCTTGATGACTGAATCCTTATCACTTGTGTGTGTGAAAAGCATGGTTAATTAAATGTCAATGTATGGATTACTTCTGATCCTTTCCCTCCCAAGTGAAACAATGTTAGGTTTCTAATCTATTAGatttaatacatttgaaaagatATTAATTCAATATTAGGTGGCTAATATTTTTGTGCGCCTAgctaaaatgttttaaagtatACTTTGTATTTGATTAGTTTAAATTCTCAACTAATTGTCTTTACTATTTTGAGAAAAAATAAAGTAGTTTAGCTAATATGTGTTGCCAGTATGTGGGATGTCTTGAATGCTGAACATTTCACAAAGGTTTTGAGCACATTAATTAGTTTCAGGTGTACAGTGTAGaccaataatttttaaaataaccctCCCAATTTTCCTGAACTCTCaatatgaataaaaatgttttaatgggAGGGAAAAATAAGGGGAAAATGGATAATTCCTGGGATATAAATACTTCCCTGCAGTGCTGAAAACCCAAAAGAGTTGTGGTAGAGTACAAGCTATCGAATGGAACTGACTAACTTTTTCACGCTGAGTGAAGTGTAAAACAGATAGCCTAAATGGTGAAATTAGTAAAGCAGATAGTTTTAaacttcagtt carries:
- the TMEM41B gene encoding transmembrane protein 41B isoform X2; amino-acid sequence: MSLLILVSIFLSAASIMFLVYKYFPQLSDEERECIKIPRDMDDAKALGKVLSKYKDTFYVQVLVAYFATYIFLQTFAIPGSIFLSILSGFLYPFPLALFLVCLCSGLGASFCYMLSYLVGRPVVYKYLTEKAVKWSEQVERHREHLINYIIFLRITPFLPNWFINITSPVINVPLKVFFIGTFLGVAPPSFVAIKAGTTLYQLTTAGEAVSWNSVFVLMILALLSILPAVFQKKLKQKFE
- the TMEM41B gene encoding transmembrane protein 41B isoform X1; its protein translation is MAQRRAAERGPGELASARPQQQRIEGKAHTEGGSARMSLLILVSIFLSAASIMFLVYKYFPQLSDEERECIKIPRDMDDAKALGKVLSKYKDTFYVQVLVAYFATYIFLQTFAIPGSIFLSILSGFLYPFPLALFLVCLCSGLGASFCYMLSYLVGRPVVYKYLTEKAVKWSEQVERHREHLINYIIFLRITPFLPNWFINITSPVINVPLKVFFIGTFLGVAPPSFVAIKAGTTLYQLTTAGEAVSWNSVFVLMILALLSILPAVFQKKLKQKFE